The following coding sequences lie in one Lelliottia jeotgali genomic window:
- a CDS encoding Transcriptional activator NhaR — MSHINYNHLYYFWHVYKEGSVVGAAEALYLTPQTITGQIKALEERLQGKLFKRKGRGIEPSELGELVFRYADKMFTLSQEMLDIVNYRKESNLLFDVGVADALSKRLVSGVLDAAVVADEQIHLRCFESTHEMLLEQLSQHKLDIIISDCPIDSTQQEGLFSVKIGECGVSFWCINPPPEKPFPACLEERRLLIPGRRSMLGRKLLNWFNSQGLKVEILGEFDDAALMKAFGEAHNAIFVAPTLYAHDLYTDNRVTEIGRVDNVMEEYHAIFAERMIQHPAVQRICNGDYSTLFTPPAPK; from the coding sequence ATGTCTCACATCAATTACAACCATCTGTACTATTTCTGGCATGTCTACAAAGAAGGCTCGGTCGTGGGCGCGGCGGAAGCTCTGTATTTGACGCCCCAGACGATTACCGGCCAGATAAAAGCGCTCGAAGAACGCCTGCAAGGAAAACTGTTTAAACGCAAAGGCCGTGGGATTGAGCCGAGCGAGTTGGGTGAGCTGGTTTTTCGTTACGCGGACAAGATGTTCACCCTGAGCCAGGAAATGCTCGATATTGTGAATTATCGCAAAGAGTCCAACCTGCTGTTTGATGTCGGTGTTGCGGATGCGCTATCTAAACGTCTGGTGAGCGGCGTGCTGGATGCGGCAGTGGTGGCCGATGAACAAATCCATCTGCGCTGCTTTGAATCCACTCATGAGATGCTGCTGGAGCAACTGAGCCAGCACAAGCTGGATATCATCATCTCGGACTGCCCGATTGACTCCACCCAGCAGGAAGGGCTGTTTTCAGTGAAGATTGGCGAATGTGGTGTGAGTTTTTGGTGCATCAACCCGCCGCCAGAAAAACCGTTTCCTGCCTGCCTTGAGGAGCGACGTTTGCTCATACCAGGGCGACGTTCGATGTTAGGCCGCAAATTGCTGAACTGGTTTAACTCACAGGGATTGAAGGTTGAGATTCTGGGGGAGTTTGATGATGCGGCGCTGATGAAAGCCTTTGGCGAAGCACATAACGCGATTTTCGTTGCCCCGACGCTGTATGCGCACGATCTTTATACCGACAACAGGGTCACGGAGATTGGCCGGGTGGATAACGTAATGGAAGAGTACCACGCGATTTTTGCCGAGAGAATGATTCAGCATCCGGCGGTACAGAGGATTTGTAACGGCGACTACTCGACGCTGTTTACGCCGCCAGCGCCAAAATGA
- a CDS encoding SSU ribosomal protein S20p, whose protein sequence is MMRTFIKKVYAAIEAGDKAAAQNAFNEMQPIVDRQAAKGLIHKNKAARHKANLTAQINKLA, encoded by the coding sequence ATGATGCGTACTTTCATCAAGAAAGTATACGCAGCAATCGAAGCTGGCGACAAAGCTGCAGCGCAGAACGCATTTAACGAAATGCAACCAATTGTGGATCGTCAGGCTGCTAAAGGTCTGATCCACAAAAACAAAGCAGCGCGTCATAAAGCAAACCTGACCGCGCAGATCAACAAACTGGCTTAA
- a CDS encoding Riboflavin kinase, FMN adenylyltransferase, producing MKLIRGIHNLSHAPHGCVLTIGNFDGVHRGHQALLQGLRKEGQARGLPVVVMIFEPQPLELFAGDKAPARLTRLREKLRYLAECGVDYVLCVRFDRRFAALTAQNFVGELLVKRLGVQFLAVGDDFRFGAGRQGDFLLLQKAGLEYGFDVTSTMTFCEGGVRVSSTAVRQALADDQLDVAENLLGHPFSISGRVVHGDELGRTIGFPTANVPLRRQVSPVKGVYAVEVTGLGDKPLPGVANIGTRPTVAGVRQQLEVHLLDVVMDLYGRHIEVILRKKIRNEQRFASLDELKAQIARDELTAREFFGLSNPA from the coding sequence ATGAAGCTGATACGCGGCATACATAATCTCAGTCACGCGCCGCACGGGTGCGTACTGACCATTGGTAATTTCGACGGCGTGCATCGTGGGCATCAGGCGCTGTTGCAGGGATTGCGTAAAGAGGGCCAGGCCCGTGGGCTGCCGGTCGTGGTGATGATTTTCGAACCGCAACCGCTGGAACTGTTTGCAGGTGATAAAGCGCCCGCGCGCTTAACTCGCCTGCGCGAGAAATTGCGCTATCTGGCGGAGTGCGGCGTGGACTACGTCCTGTGCGTGCGCTTCGACCGGCGTTTTGCGGCACTGACGGCGCAAAATTTTGTCGGTGAGCTGCTGGTCAAACGCCTGGGCGTGCAATTTCTCGCCGTGGGCGATGATTTCCGCTTCGGCGCTGGTCGTCAGGGCGATTTCTTGTTATTACAGAAGGCTGGTCTGGAGTATGGCTTTGATGTCACCAGCACCATGACCTTCTGCGAAGGCGGCGTGCGCGTGAGCAGCACGGCGGTGCGACAGGCACTGGCTGACGATCAGCTGGATGTGGCGGAGAACCTGTTAGGGCATCCGTTCTCTATCTCAGGTCGTGTCGTGCATGGCGATGAGTTAGGTCGCACAATAGGTTTCCCGACGGCGAACGTCCCGCTGCGCCGTCAGGTGTCCCCGGTAAAAGGGGTGTATGCGGTAGAAGTCACCGGACTGGGTGATAAACCGTTGCCCGGTGTTGCCAATATTGGCACCCGTCCCACGGTGGCAGGCGTACGTCAGCAGCTCGAAGTGCATCTGCTGGATGTTGTAATGGACCTCTATGGCCGCCATATAGAAGTTATCCTGCGTAAAAAAATACGCAATGAGCAGCGATTTGCATCGCTCGATGAGCTGAAAGCACAAATCGCGCGTGATGAGTTAACGGCCCGCGAATTTTTTGGGCTATCGAACCCGGCTTAA